The following nucleotide sequence is from Cicer arietinum cultivar CDC Frontier isolate Library 1 chromosome 2, Cicar.CDCFrontier_v2.0, whole genome shotgun sequence.
taattatttaaaatcttatttaattaataaaataatttattataaaattttaggtgtttcaaataataaaataataaggttGATAATGATATGGACAAAGGACATAATAGGTTGCTCATTAAGGATGTTGATCAACAATGTAGTCCACTTGTTAAATGTTTGATTCTTGTAGCTCAAACTTATGATTATCATCCTAAACTTGTTGAAAGTTGGAAATGTAACAACCCTTGTGGTAATGATTCGATAGGAATTGTTTGTTCTAATGgtcaaaaatatctaaaaaagattaaaggattaaattataatttcacaAATTTAAAGGATTAAATTTACTTATGCTCATAACTATGAAAAATCTGATGGATCGTAGCCTCTAGTGGCGGTATAACTTGTAAGTCGTTGGGCCTATTTTAACTAAACTAGTGAGTGGGTCAAAGTACCTCATGCCTAACTTctggtgtttttttttaatttggtctCCCTAGTGCTTCCTTAAAGCTATACCAaggattgtctataatatgatTGGAGTTTCACCAAAATTGCATCCCCCACTTGATATTCCATGTGCTTCCTTTTTCTTTATCAGTTTCATTTTTCATATGTAGTTGAGCCCTTATCAAATTTGTCTCCAGTTGGCAAATGTTCTTGTAAATTAGAGTTAAGATTATATGAATGTGTAGATGAAATTTCTAAAGGCTTTAAATGGAGTTGTTCGGTTACACTAAAAATTCTTGTTTTATAATCGAGATTAAAGATAGTTTATAAACTACTCTTACACCCTTCAAATCATAAAAGTGTCTTTTCGTAAATGACAAAACTGTGAAAGTTCACGGAAAATCTAAAAGAGACAATATTTCATATACGTGATGCATCAAACTTGAGGTTATAACAATCAAAATAAGAATCATTCCTACACGCACATTTGAGATACTTGCTATTCTATCTAACACAATGCTTTGAACTAGGATTTAGGATTCTAAAAGGTCAAACATCAgaaataaatttcaaacacttgttTAAGGCTGGCAATTGCTTGTGGGTAATGTTGTACCTTGCAACTGAAAAAAAGTCGCCAAAACTTGTATGCAAATTATAACTTATCCCTATCAAAACACTATAGACTTAGACATACCATAAAATTGACAAGAGCAAAATAGAATGTTTCTCAATGATTGTAAGATTACAAATTATTAAAACTAGATAATGAAGTATGAAATTTCTTAAGATTGCGACGGTATAAAACCTTCATGTcatcaacaataaataaataaataaaaaaaggcaGCCTAAGTATGGGTGCATCTTCCAGAATGCAGAGTTTCATCACAGGGGAATTGTCACTTTGCCATCATCTATAACATTAGATAATCTATAATCTAGAACAATGGATAAAAGGAATAGAATATGTTGGTTTCGCTTTTATGTTGACAAATATATCGTTAACgttcatattttaaaacaacTGCAAGATATGGTTATGGTGGAAAATGTCTAAATGATTTATAAATTGTAatctaaacaaaacaaaaaaatatagtaaaatatatgtACACATTGTCACGATAAAAAAGCAGACAAATGTATATGGAAGTGCACAAGCAGcacaacataataatataaacaaatactGTATTTATCAAATTCTTCTAATATATCTCATGATCAAAATGAAAATCGACAAAACAAGGGACCAATTTAAACATAGCCACAGCAAAACAAAATCAAGTTGAAATTTATGTTGAAGTTTGCACATCCGTCCCATGTTTACTCACTAGGATTCGgtaatatattttactaaaattgaaataacGAGCAACCATGAAACTGAAGTATGGATGAGCAATCACAGTTTAGGCTTCAAAATCACTGGGCCAAGCAAACAAAAAGAGTGTGTACCTCAAATAAAAGCCACATACTAAAGAAATAGGGGCAGATCCGAAACAAAGTCCATCCATAGTTGTTCACTCACATTTAAGACTTTGTTTATCATCTGCCCAACAATCATTTTGCCtaagcaaaacaaaaaattatgagataatttttttcccACTCTTTACATAGAAgtacacatttaaaaaaaaaatacatttttttaatcatttgaaaatatattttcagataaaaagataatattttttccaAATAAATAGAACTACCTAACAAAACtgtaattttctttttgaaacatAAATGGTTAAAAGAAACTCTTGAAATTAAATGTACACTACTGCCTGGTATCATCATGCATCACAAGGTACACACCAgacataatttcaattttaaaattttgttccCCGCCCACGGAACCCTCCACATCCATCACACGAAAACTGTGTCCTCACTGTTTTTCTTGCTCCATGTGATTATCATTAATTAGTATTCAAGACCCACCATAACAAATCAAAGCTGTCTCCTATAATAAACTCTAATATCATACTATCATTTATAtaatcatattatatataataataataataataataataataataataataataataataataataataataacaataataacattataatataatatgtccATTGAACTGCTAAGAATCTTCAGTTCAAActatataatagataattaaattataatttaatcaataaaaattaatgtatttaatttatagtaaattaatacatctatttttatcgatgaaattataatttaattatctttttgtaaaaaagaCAGATAATAATAGTCTATACTATTAAACTCTAAgttaatttatgaaataaacaataaatattttctcaagTTCTTTGTTTCAGTTGGGTGAGTTGTTTGTGAGCTGTAACTAACTGAGAAAATAAGCAACTATTTGGTGAGTCGCGGCAGCACGAAGAAACATGCAGGGCACCTAATCAAACCGTTAGCATTGCAAGATGAACAGCTTCTGAATCCACTTTTCTCCGTGAATACTTTATGACTACCGTTACACTCATCACACACAGCAAATCTGAACCCTCCACAGAAATCACAACCGTTCTGATTCGACCTCGGCAACCGTTCGATCAACCGATGCAGTTCACCGCTCTCGTGCAACAGTTTAACTTCTTCAACGCCGCCGATGTAAACACCGCCGATGAAAACCCTAGGTAAGGTTACGTTCCGACGACCTAGGATCCCGTTGAGTTCGTCGCGGAATCGATCGTCGATCGACACGTCGCGTTCGTCGATGGCGACGCGGAAATGGCGGAGGATCGATCTGACGATGCGGCAGTCGTCGAAGGTACGGCGGACGACGCGGAGGCTTGTGTAGTAGACGACGACGTACTGATCTAGACCGGGAGGTAGTACGAGTTTTTTCGGCGGAGGAGCGGCGGTGCGGGATGAACCTAAGGCACGGAGAACGGCGGTGGAGATGCGAATGCGACGGAATAAGGAAGGAGATTTTGGATAATCCGGTTCGGGTTCGGGTTGGATTAGAGTTTGAATGTCTTTGAATGAAGAACAGGAGAAGTTGACGGAGCGAGTTTGCAAATGTAACGGTGGCGATGACGGCGGCGAATTTCCGAAGCGTCGCGGTGAATTCAACCAATGTGGCCACATTACAGATAAGaggaaaagagaaagaaagaaaacaaggTTTTCGGTGGAAAATAGTGAAGTGAAGAAAAATGAGGGTAAAGAATTGAGAGCGAAAGAAAACGAGAAAGAGGATATAAGACTTTATAGCTATGATACGTAATCATAACATACCCACTATACCATGTGCGTTGTTCTTTCcttggttttatttttttatatggaaATAATTTATTCTGTGATCAGAATTCTGACATTCATTTCGCACGTAGAAATACTTACAGTGTGCGCAACATGTAATTTCATCTTTTTTGACAAATATAATTGCTATTTTAAATTCTCctgaaatatattaaaattgtaattaaaagaTTTATGCAGATATTGGTTGAGAATGGTAATTTCATAACTCCTTTTGCAAGTCTCAATCAAACTTAAGgtctaaatattatttcatattagtaacagaaaattttaataaaaaagtgttCAGTGagaatttatttgttaaaattataaataaaaatttatgcaGATACTGATTGAAAATGTTATTTcatattagtaaaataaatttttaatgaatataaaaaaatgtataaattgaAAGTGTTTAGTGAAAAAGTATTTAGCGAgtcaacaaaataaataataagttgttctttttttataatGGTTCATAAAACAAAGAGAAACAAATAGTAAATTAGGGTGGCAGTCGTCGAAGGTACGGCGGACGACGCGGAGGCTTGTGTAGTAGACGACGACGTACTGATCTAGACCGGGAGGTAGTACGAGTTTTTTCGGCGGAGGAGCGGCGGTGCGGGATGAACCTAAGGCACGGAGAACGGCGGTGGAGATGCGAATGCGACGGAATAAGGAAGGAGATTTTGGATAATCCGGTTCGGGTTCGGGTTGGATTAGAGTTTGAATGTCTTTGAATGAAGAACAGGAGAAGTTGACGGAGCGAGTTTGCAAATGTAACGGTGGCGATGACGGCGGCGAATTTCCGAAGCGTCGCGGTGAATTCAACCAATGTGGCCACATTACAGATAAGaggaaaagagaaagaaagaaaacaaggTTTTCGGTGGAAAATAGTGAAGTGAAGAAAAATGAGGGTAAAGAATTGAGAGCGAAAGAAAACGAGAAAGAGGATATAAGACTTTATAGCTATGATACGTAATCATAACATACCCACTATACCATGTGCGTTGTTCTTTCcttggttttatttttttatatggaaATAATTTATTCTGTGATCAGAATTCTGACATTCATTTCGCACGTAGAAATACTTACAGTGTGCGCAACATGTAATTTCATCTTTTTTGACAAATATAATTGCTATTTTAAATTCTCctgaaatatattaaaattgtaattaaaagaTTTATGCAGATATTGGTTGAGAATGGTAATTTCATAACTCCTTTTGCAAGTCTCAATCAAACTTAAGgtctaaatattatttcatattagtaacagaaaattttaataaaaaagtgttCAGTGagaatttatttgttaaaattataaataaaaatttatgcaGATACTGATTGAAAATGTTATTTcatattagtaaaataaatttttaatgaatataaaaaaatgtataaattgaAAGTGTTTAGTGAAAAAGTATTTAGCGAgtcaacaaaataaataataagttgttctttttttataatGGTTCATAAAACAAAGAGAAACAAATAGTAAATTAGGATATTCTTTTTAGTGTCTTGATGATAAGATCATAAATTTTGTAAGAGTTtttcctaaaataaaatttagcaagagttaaaatattattaaatgacTTAAAGTGGTATATGAGTAATTACAtagaattaatatattattacttttttccTTGTCTTTTTGGAGCAAATATTAAACGTATTCAAAAcaagatataaatattatacGTTGTTAAATGCTTGGAATCAATATACTTAAATGTGGagtgtatttttctttttgtatagAAGAGATTTATACTGATGACAACTATTGAACCAGGATTTAAGGTGTACTTTAAGATAACTTTCATTCACTTTCTAGaccattaaaaaattaatgtccATGTGGTGTTATTGAATTGACTGGttcattattttacttttttggtTAACAAGATTATTTGTTCTAcagaataaaaatatgtgattgatttttataatcatagaaattaaatataattgattgtGAGAGGATAACTTTGGAATCATCACCGCAaattattatgaaaagaaaGTTATTTCAactacttattttattaaaagaatgaaactatttcaaaagtaaaaaacaacggcagttaaaaaaaaaaagtatttatagttttttaagaaaaattgtctaaaaggaaaatgaaaaataagctattaacaatattaacaaTTTGAAGTCTAAAAGTTGCAATTTTGTCTATATATTAACTTCTAGataaatatgaattatattaaaactTATACTTTTAATCATCTCCAAACAATTAAATCGCTTAGTTTTAGTtgactaaataataaaattattactcctattaactaaatttttcagttataaatcaaattcaatctAAATAAATAGTCACTAATTTTTTTAGGTTGTTTTAATAGCAATTATAACTCTCGTAACCTTGCTATGTAGGGCAGTTGTAATTCTCAAATTTACCGCAAAACAACCTAAGGAAACAACAAAGTTGTCCTAATATACATCCAGATGATAATGCATCATCTATATTACATTTGATTCAATACTTTTTGGAAGGACGCCAAATCACCTCTTTGATAGTATGTGCTTTAGGAGGATGAACTCCAACTTAAAAAGActtgataatttaaaatttctagaTAGAGTTGGAGACTATGCTATAAGTGTGATTATCAGATAAAGATACATTGACAATAATTATGTTAATAACAATATTGAAAACAATAATCATGCCATCAAACCGAGTGTGATTTCTACAATACCAAATAGTATCAATAGTAAAAATTATGTTGTCCAAAATAACATATCTTCATTGATGGAAGTAACCTTTGTCACATATGACAAGAAGATTTTGAACATAACAAATATCAATTTGTGAGTGAAAATAGAGTTTAACCAAAATCAGAGTATAGTAACGAGATAACAGGATAAAAAGAGATAAATGGATAAGTGTTAGTCTACATTTCATATTTAGAGAGCTCACATCTTTGTTGGAGAGCATGAGAGCAACAACAGACCAAATGTTCTACGACCACAAGATATTTTTACACTATATTttaacccaaaaccttaagtcATTAGTTATTTGTGTCACCTCTCTTATATATTCAACATTTCCTCTATTCTTATTCGACGTGGGACTAATCACTAACACTTGAAACAATTTGATATCCTCGAGAGATTAAATTATCATTAGTCAACCTCTTATTATGCATTAATCTCCAAAACCTGGGAGACGTGGAAGGAGGAATACTATTATGGCAAATAGCTTTGGGCCAAGGGATTTATTGTCCTAAAGGCTTGAAGAATAGTTAAGCTTCCTTAAAACTTAAAACTCTATAGTTGTTTAATCTTCATACTAGATGATCCTCgcaatcaaaattaaaaataatagttttgcCCTGCAAGACAACCAATTGAGGGTAAGTTTGTGAGAGAACATAAGGTACTTTCTAATGACCATCATTGATGAAATGATTAATTGTGACACAAAGGTGAAATTGTTTGACTTCATCAATATTAAGAATATAAACCAAATAACCGTTCAACCAAGTATCGATCCAGAAGTTAATATTGTTTACCATTGTTAAGTTATCATTTGTATATAGTAGTTAGCTTAGATTTGAGTGCAACCTAGATGGAGGAATCAAACTGATATATAATATGGCCATGCCTCAAAGTTCCAAGCAACTAAGTTCCAACCCAGATGGAGGAATCAAAGTGACTACAAGTAACTAAATTCCAAGCAAGTTTAATAATAGCAACATTATGAATGTAGAGCTCAAAGACCTAATTCTAACACCACCTTTATTTAGAGGATGACAATTTTATGCCAGGAAATAGTAACCAATTTCTATTCTCGATATCACAAGTATTAATACATTTGTCTACATCCTTGAGGAGAGAAGTCGATCAAGAATATATATGAAAGCTATAAATCAACATGTtataaatgacatttttcactAATTGAAATTTACCTACCATAGAGAGGAAATATGTTTTCCAAGCTACAAGCTTAATCTTTTACAAGTTTATTCTAAGATATGTGAAAGGGAGAGAACAATAGaaaattcaaacaaatcaaTTAAGATATTATGTTGTCTAATAGAAATAGATCTAgtataaattgtaaatttattaagATTAATTTGTTGCATGAAGATATTGGcatatctttcaatagtattGAATTTGCTCATAGGCTTATGACTTTGTTCATAGTCATATCAATATAAGCAAAATATTGGATACATATAAAAAacactaaataaatatttgtaattgataaataaaataaaattttttatataaaattttattttgatcacaCTTGATCTTTTCGTAATTTGATATTCTTTCAATTATTCTCGGCATATCTTATTTTCTGGATAATtctttttttgtattattattaacttcttaaaaaaaaatcaatataattagTTTACACTTTGTTAACCACATGAAAGTCTATATCATTTTTGTGTCTTCACATGGAACAGCAAATATACGCACttatgtatttaaataaataattaatgcatataatataattttattttcttcatattttgaaTCGGGTGGATGCCACGGGTCTTCACATTTAAAATGACAACAAATAAGAAAACAATATTACGAAGAGCAATATTATATATCGAGAGTTGCTGAACTGTCAAAAAATGAATTGGGGCAATTAAAAGTCTGCATGACCATACATAAAAGAGAAAAgtgttaaaattaagttaattgTTTTATGAGCGCTTTATGACTGATTTTTCGTGATATTTAACAATTTccaataacaaatatttcatagatttaaatttttatgcaaatttttataatacaatatcattaatttaattcgTAAATACATGATTATCACCGTGTGAattttaagagagaaaaaatatttagacaTCACAATTAATGTCGCACAATTTATATTCGGTTtttatcttttcattttttaggaTCTTAGTTTCTGCACACACTCTTATAACATCTAATTTTAAAGACAAAGCATTAAAAgcaaaaattacaaaatgttTCTAAAATAACATTTGTTCTCTCAAATTTGAACCCAATCGTGCACTTTATACTTACAGAAGTGTCATTAGGCATAATAATATTCCAAAAGGTCtcgtaataaaaaatatattttaaaattttaaatcctaGATTTGGGTAATCCAGCCGTGTTATGTATATTTTGAAAGACGATATTAATTAATGGTTGCATATGGAGGAATCGCTGTTAAACATCAACACCATCTGCTGTTAAAGATAAACAATTCATTAGTAATGGCCTATACGTTCAAGacttcaataaaaattataagaaacgTTCATAATTAAGGAGGAAACTGGACCTTCATCACATCTTTGATCCTCTAAAGATGAGAATCTCTCCATAGGGAGCCTTCTGCTCAACTCTAAGGGCATCACGGGTAGCAAGAACTATGCACAACAAAGTTACAACAGATATTGATGCTTGGGATGCGCAACAGAGTTATAACATGTAAATTGGAGGACTATgagtaataatattaatacCACAAGTTTGATAGAAAAGTTGCGCTGCTGATTTTCGGGTCATTCCAGCAGCTAGGATATCGAGAGATTCAAATTGAGGAGCTCCTGGGGTGTCGAAATGTGCTCTCATCTGCCTGTAACattcaaattcaataaatatgcTTTATTATTACCAAACGGCCACTAATGTCTCAACTATGTGAATGCAGAGTCCCCTGGCTGTAGGGAATCCGAATTCCAAAGTAGCTTTTATAAGGGGGTTAATAAATTTCTGTAAGAGATTCATACGCTAGGATAGAATCAGTTATCTTGTCACTAGGATGGTTGGTCTTTCCTTGTGTTTGTGTGGGTCCTGTCTCCACAAGAAGTTCTGAAAAGAAACTTACTACGCTGAGATATGTGTTAAGTGGATAAAGAATGTATGTATACACCACTGTAGATATACCACTATAccgagtatatatatatatatcagagAAGCCTTAACAAGTACCTTGATCAGGTGTTGGGCCAATGTCAGACAGCCTAGATAACTTGAAATTTACATTCCTGAAATTTTCATTCTCTGCTACTGGCTGAAGCCCTCCGCTGCTGTTTCCAGATGATGAATACCTTCTCTTTCTGATTCTGTTAATAGTATTTAAGGA
It contains:
- the LOC101512046 gene encoding uncharacterized protein At5g39865-like, translated to MWPHWLNSPRRFGNSPPSSPPLHLQTRSVNFSCSSFKDIQTLIQPEPEPDYPKSPSLFRRIRISTAVLRALGSSRTAAPPPKKLVLPPGLDQYVVVYYTSLRVVRRTFDDCRIVRSILRHFRVAIDERDVSIDDRFRDELNGILGRRNVTLPRVFIGGVYIGGVEEVKLLHESGELHRLIERLPRSNQNGCDFCGGFRFAVCDECNGSHKVFTEKSGFRSCSSCNANGLIRCPACFFVLPRLTK